The Flavobacterium sp. 102 genomic interval ACCAATTGCGAAGGCAGGTTACTAACAATTGATTGACGCTGATGGACGAAAGCGTGGGGAGCGAACAGGATTAGATACCCTGGTAGTCCACGCCGTAAACGATGGATACTAGCTGTTGGGCGCAAGTTCAGTGGCTAAGCGAAAGTGATAAGTATCCCACCTGGGGAGTACGTTCGCAAGAATGAAACTCAAAGGAATTGACGGGGGCCCGCACAAGCGGTGGAGCATGTGGTTTAATTCGATGATACGCGAGGAACCTTACCAAGGCTTAAATGTAGATTGACAGGACTGGAAACAGTTTTTTCTTCGGACAATTTACAAGGTGCTGCATGGTTGTCGTCAGCTCGTGCCGTGAGGTGTCAGGTTAAGTCCTATAACGAGCGCAACCCCTGTTGTTAGTTGCCAGCGAGTCAAGTCGGGAACTCTAACAAGACTGCCAGTGTAAACTGTGAGGAAGGTGGGGATGACGTCAAATCATCACGGCCCTTACGCCTTGGGCTACACACGTGCTACAATGGACGGTACAGAGAGCAGCCACTGGGTGACCAGGAGCGAATCTACAAAACCGTTCTCAGTTCGGATCGGAGTCTGCAACTCGACTCCGTGAAGCTGGAATCGCTAGTAATCGGATATCAGCCATGATCCGGTGAATACGTTCCCGGGCCTTGTACACACCGCCCGTCAAGCCATGGAAGCTGGGGGTACCTGAAGTCGGTGACCGTAAGGAGCTGCCTAGGGTAAAACTGGTAACTGGGGCTAAGTCGTAACAAGGTAGCCGTACCGGAAGGTGCGGCTGGAACACCTCCTTTCTAGAGACGATATAGAGGATAGTCCTCAAATTGGAAGAATTTTTTACTCTCGCTGTTAGTTCAAATATTATAATAAGCAAAAAAACAGAGTCTCGTAGCTCAGCTGGTTAGAGTACTACACTGATAATGTAGGGGTCCCCAGTTCGAGTCTGGGCGGGACTACTTTTTAATTGACAATTGATAGTTAATAATTGGTAATTACAAAGACTGTTTATGTTTATAAAAGGAAATTCTGGAGGTTGAAAATTCACTGCTGGTTTGCATGTAGTTTAGGTTACTGAGAAACTGAACACTGAACACTGCCTACTAGAGAAACGGGGGATTAGCTCAGCTGGCTAGAGCGCCTGCCTTGCACGCAGGAGGTCATCGGTTCGACTCCGATATTCTCCACAATGGCTAAAGTCACGCTGATAATTATTTGTCAGTGGCGACTCGCCACAAGTTCATTGACATATTGAGATAAGAAAATTTAAAAAGTAGAAAGAACACGTTTTTATGCAGTAATGTATAGAAGCAAAAGTACAATAAGCAAAATAAGGGCGTATGGGGGATGCCTAGGCTCTCAGAGGCGAAGAAAGGCGTGATAAGCTGCGAAAAGCTACGGGGATTGGCACACACGAATTGATCCGTAGATACCTGAATGGGGCAACCCGGCATGTTGAAGACATGTCATTCCGAAAGGAAAGCAAACCCGCTGAACTGAAACATCTAAGTAGGCGGAGGAGAAGAAAACAAAAGTGATTCCGTAAGTAGTGGCGAGCGAACGCGGATTAGCCCAAACCAAAGTTGTTACGGCAATTTTGGGGTTGTAGGACCACGACATTTCTTGCGGATTGAATTAGAATAACCTGGAAAGGTTAACCACAGAGGGTGATAGTCCCGTATAAGTAAGAGAAGATAAGGATAGTGGTATCCTGAGTAGGGCGGGGCACGTGAAACCCTGTCTGAATTTGGCGGGACCATCCGCTAAGGCTAAATACTCCTGAGAGACCGATAGTGAACCAGTACCGTGAGGGAAAGGTGAAAAGAACCGTGAATAACGGAGTGAAATAGATCCTGAAACCATACGCTTACAAGCGGTCGGAGCCCTTTAGTGGGGTGACGGCGTGCCTTTTGCATAATGAGCCTACGAGTTAACGTTGCTGGCAAGGATAAGTACTTAAGGTATGGATCCGTAGCGAAAGCGAGTCTGAATAGGGCGCTTTAGTCAGTAGTGTTAGACGCGAAACCGTGTGATCTACCCATGGGCAGGATGAAGCTGTGGTAACACATAGTGGAGGTCCGAACCGGTTGACGTTGAAAAGTCTTCGGATGACCTGTGGGTAGGGGTGAAAGGCCAATCAAACTCGGAAATAGCTCGTACTCCCCGAAATGCATTTAGGTGCAGCGTTAGTCGTAAAGTTATATAGAGGTAGAGCTACTGATTGGATGCGGGGGCTTCACCGCCTACCAATTCCTGACAAACTCCGAATGCTATATAATGTTTACTAACAGTGAGGGCATGGGTGCTAAGGTCCATGTCCGAGAGGGAAAGAACCCAGACCATCAGCTAAGGTCCCCAAATATATGCTAAGTTGAAAAAACGAGGTTTGTCTGCCCAGACAGCTAGGATGTTGGCTTGGAAGCAGCCATTCATTTAAAGAGTGCGTAACAGCTCACTAGTCGAGCGGACGAGCATGGATAATAATCGGGCATAAGCATATTACCGAAGCTATGGACTTGACTATGTCAAGTGGTAGGGGAGCATTCTAACAGGGTTGAAGGTGTGTCGTAAGGCATGCTGGACTGGTTAGAAAAGAAAATGTAGGCATAAGTAACGATAATGCGGGCGAGAAACCCGCACACCGAAAGACTAAGGTTTCCTCAGCTATGCTAATCAGCTGAGGGTTAGTCGGGTCCTAAGGCGAATCCGAAAGGAACAGTCGATGGCCAACGGGTTAATATTCCCGTACTTCTTATAATTGTGATGGGGTGACGGAGTGATGAAAGCACCGCGAACTGACGGAATAGTTCGTTGAAGTACCTACCTATAAGCTGCGCAGGCAAATCCACGCGGCTTGGGGAAATACGATAGTACTCGGAGCCTTCGGGCAAAGAGATAGTGTGCCTAAGGGCTTCCAAGAAAAACCTCTAAACTTAGATTATAAGAACCCGTACCGTAAACCGACACAGGTAGTCGAGGAGAGAATCCTAAGGTGCTCGAGAGATTCATGGCTAAGGAATTAGGCAAAATAGACCTGTAACTTCGGGAGAAAGGTCGCCAGCAGCAATGCTGGCCGCAGTGAAAAGGTCCAGGCGACTGTTTATCAAAAACACAGGGCTCTGCCAAATCGTAAGATGAAGTATAGGGCCTGACACCTGCCCGGTGCTGGAAGGTTAAGAGGAGATGTTATCTTCGGAGAAGCATTGAATTGAAGCCCCAGTAAACGGCGGCCGTAACTATAACGGTCCTAAGGTAGCGAAATTCCTTGTCGGGTAAGTTCCGACCTGCACGAATGGTGTAACGATCTGGACACTGTCTCAGCCATGAGCTCGGTGAAATTGTAGTATCGGTGAAGATGCCGATTACCCGCAGTGGGACGAAAAGACCCTGTGCACCTTTACTATAGCTTAGTATTGGTCTTGGATAAGTGATGTGTAGGATAGGTGGGAGACTATGAAGTGGCGTCGCTAGGCGTTGTGGAGTCATTGTTGAAATACCACCCTTTGCTTATCTGAGGTCTAACCCCGCTTATGTGGGGGACATTGCTTGGTGGGTAGTTTGACTGGGGTGGTCGCCTCCAAAAGAGTAACGGAGGCTTCTAAAGGTTCCCTCAGCACGCTTGGTAACCGTGCGTAGAGTGCAATGGCATAAGGGAGCTTGACTGAGAGACATACAGGTCGATCAGGTACGAAAGTAGAGCATAGTGATCCGGTGGTTCCGCATGGAAGGGCCATCGCTCAAAGGATAAAAGGTACGCCGGGGATAACAGGCTGATCTCCCCCAAGAGCTCATATCGACGGGGGGGTTTGGCACCTCGATGTCGGCTCGTCACATCCTGGGGCTGGAGAAGGTCCCAAGGGTTGGGCTGTTCGCCCATTAAAGTGGCACGCGAGCTGGGTTCAGAACGTCGTGAGACAGTTCGGTCTCTATCTACTGTGGGCGCAAGAAATTTGAGTGGATCTGATTCTAGTACGAGAGGACCGAATTGGACTAACCTCTGGTGTATCTGTTGTTCCGCCAGGAGCACCGCAGAGTAGCTACGTTGGGAAGGGATAAGCGCTGAAAGCATATAAGCGCGAAACCCACCACAAGATGAGATTTCTTTTAAGGGTCGTGGGAGATGACCACGTTGATAGGCTATAGATGTAAAGGCAGTAATGTCATAGTCGAGTAGTACTAATAACCCGTAAGCTTATGTACGTCATCCAGCCTCGCAAGAGGCTGGAGAAACTTTCTTTCTTTTATATTTCCGCTTCGCGGTAATTAAAATTTCTTTATCTCAGTATGTTAAGATATTATGTATTGTTCTCGTTTTAATAACGAGACCCTTGCAAAACGACTTAAGGTGGTTATTGCGTCGGGGCTCACCTCTTCCCATTCCGAACAGAGAAGTTAAGCCCGATTGCGCAGATGGTACTGCAGTTATGTGGGAGAGTATGTCGCCGCCTTTTTTTTGAAGCCCTATTCATTTATTTGGATAGGGTTTTTTGTTTTATATTGTTATTGGCGAACTAAAGTTCGCGTACCTGAAGCCCACTGGGCTTCCTCCTTTTAATTTCAAATGTCGGGGCTCACGGCTGAACATTCCGAACAGAGAAGTTAAGCCCGATTGCGCAGATGGTACTGCAGTTATGTGGGAGAGTATGTCGCCGCCTTTTTTTTAGAGAGTCCTTTACGAAAGTAAAGGACTTTTTTGTTTATAGGTACTACAGTTATGTGGTCCCGAAAGCTTTCGGGACGATAGCTATCGGGGGTCGCCGCCTTTTTTTGAAAACCCTTCATCTAACGATGAGGGGTTTTTTGTTATAGGTGCGGCGTGCACCTTGGGTTAATCCGCTGCCCTGGCTACCGGCAGACAGGCTTTTTTTTGAAACCTTTTCATTAAACGATGTTTTTGTTTTATAAGCCCTTCGACTGCGCTCAGGGAGACATTGTGCAGGGATATTGTTATTTGCTATCGACAATACTTGTTGTATGATGGCATAGGTTGTCTATACTAATGGTTAGCTTGGTAATTTAAACGGTTAGGTTTGCTATACTAATGGTTAGGTTGATAATTCAAACGGTAAGGTTAGCAATTCAAAAGGTTAGGCTCGCTGTTCTAATGATTAGGTTGGTTATTCCAATGATTAGTATGGTTATCCATAGACAATTTGCTATAAAGTAAAAAAGCCTGATAGCTTTAAAACTATCAGGCTTTATAAAATTTTAACCGGATTATATTCTTAATCCTTTTATCAGCAGGTACTCTGTTGAATTGTTTCCGTATTGTGCTTTGACACTGTCCTTTATTCTGATTGCAGTTTGGGATAGTGTGTAGTAACTGTCAATACGCGATGCGTTGTTTTGGGCAAACTTTGTATAAGTATCCATTACTAAAGCATTCGAAGTAATCGCTTCATTATAGAGGTCATTTAAACTTTGAACCGCCAAAATAGTATTAGCAGGTTCATAGTTAGTACCAAAATTGGTAAGATTAACGATTAGGTCTGAGAAATACTGGGCTCTTGAATTGTAAGATTGATAAGATTGACTTACTGTGGCTTCATTTGAATTCATTGAAATAGTATTTTTTGAATTGGCTCCTCTCATCTTTGCAATAATCCCTGCCACATCTATGGATTCTTTGCCGGTTCGACCATATATTCCTTTGATGGTACTGTTTATTGGTGACAAGATTTTGTTTATTGCTCCCGGTCTTTTTTCAAAAATTTGAATTCTTTCTTCGACTGCGAGGGAATAAGTTTGTTTTTTTTCGGCAACTGTTTTGTTCAAACGTTTTGTTGTATTAATTAAATCTGTATAACTGTCTATGCTATACTCTGGTTTAATTGGTAGGTAGTTATCGAAATTCTGTAAAGCTGCTACCAATTTTTCTGCGTTACCGATTCTTGCTCCGTAACTGGTTTCTGAAGTTGATCTCATAATGATTTTGTTTAAAGATTGGTTGTGAATCATCTCACACAGAACGTCTTACAAACAGCTTGCCATTGTATGTGCGCATAATATTAAAATAATGTTAAACAGTTTTTGAGCTATGTACTGAAAGGAGGTTAGAGACTGATTTTATTGGGTAGCGGCTTGAAACCCGTTGTTATCTATATATCATCCCTACGGGATTTTTTATGTTAGGGAATTGTTTTACCGATATTATATCCCTAACGGGATTATGGAACAAGTTATTTTAAAATATCTTTCTAAGGAGATTTTTGAAGTTTGTGGATTAGATTAATTTCTTTGATGAAAGAATTGAGAGCATAGGTGAAGAATAATTTTTTTATGTTTTGAGCTTTGATAAATATTAATTAAATATAGTATAGTCTTACAAATGTTTTTTATACATTTGGTTTTCAAACTGTTTTTATGAAGTATTTTTGTTTTTGGTTGATGACATTATTTGTGTGTCCTATTTGTGTTGCAAATCCTATAGCGCTGGATTTAACTGTTCCTACAATGCCAACATTGGCAAATATATCTGTGTGTGATGATGATTATGACGGATTTGCTCTGTTTGATTTGACAGTTCAAAGCACAGTAATCTTGAACGTCCAAACGGGAGTTACATCAGATTATCAAATTACATATCATGAAAGTTCAACCGATGCACAAGTTGGAGGTGGTGGGATAGGAAGTCCGAGTATTTATTATAATATTCAATCAACCGCGCAAACTATTTATGTGAGAATTAGAAATGTTAATACTAATGAAGTAGCTTTTGGTCAATTTCAAATAATTGTTAACCCAAAAACTCATGCTACAGGACCACAGTCATTATCAACTTGTGACACTGACGGGAATCCATATAATGGTATTATGGCACTTAATTTGACAATGTTTGCTCCCGCAATATTAAATGGTCAGAATCCTAATTTATATACTGTCAGATATTTTACCACTCAAGCAAATGCAGATGCTGGAATTACTCCTATAATTCCATCCACAAATTACGTTGCTACAAATGGACAGACTATTTGGGTAAGAGTTGAAAATAATTCAACAGGATGTTATGCTCTTACTACTATAAATATACAAGTAGAGACTAGCCCTAATCCTGTAATTAATACAGTTAATAATGTAAATATTATTTGTGTAGATTTTATGACCGGTACTGTAGTTAGCCCTTTGACATTAGATAGTGGAGTTGCAAATTCATCTTCTTATAGTTTTCAATGGTATGAAAACGGAGCTTTAATTGCGGGTGTTAATAACCATACTTACATTGTAGATACTCCAGATTTAACCGGAGCGACTAGAGATTATTCCGTTACTGTAACATCGAATTCTCCATTAGGATGTACTGCAACTGCAGCACCATTTTCTGTTATACAGTCCGGTCAGGCAGCTATAGTTCAAGCGGTTCCTGCTGGCTATAATGTCATTAATTTATCAGGAGTGCAAAGTATTATTGTTTCTGTAAGCGGTTATGGTATTTATGAGTATAGTTTGGATATTGGTCCCCGACAAGCGAGTAATGTTTTTGAAAATGTTTCTTTAGGATTACATGTGGTTACTATTTGGGATAGTGAAGGAGGATTAAATTATAGTTGTGATCCGTTGATAATAACAGATGTAGCAATAGTAGAGTCAGAAGTCCCTGCGCCAACAGGCTTAACTACCCAAACATTGGCTCCCGGCGCAACATTAGCCAATATTGCTGTGAATGGAACCAATGTCCAATGGTATGCTTCGGCTACTGATAAAAATGAAACAGCGCTTCCTTTACCATTAAGCACATTGTTGGTCGATGATACGACCTATTACGCGACACAAACCATTAACGGTATAGAAAGTGAAGCAAAATTACCTGTGACGGTACAGTTGATATTGGGAACAACCAGTAATGATATTTTATCCATCCAATATGCGCCCAATCCGGTTAAGAATAGTTTGACTTTATCTTCAGGTGTGGTTTTAAAGTCGGTAGTGATTTATACTATTTTGGGACAAAAAATATTGGAGCGATCATTTAGTGATAATAATGTGACAATGGATTTAAGCACTCTAACTTCCGGAAACTATTTTCTAAAAGTGGAAGGAG includes:
- a CDS encoding T9SS type A sorting domain-containing protein → MKYFCFWLMTLFVCPICVANPIALDLTVPTMPTLANISVCDDDYDGFALFDLTVQSTVILNVQTGVTSDYQITYHESSTDAQVGGGGIGSPSIYYNIQSTAQTIYVRIRNVNTNEVAFGQFQIIVNPKTHATGPQSLSTCDTDGNPYNGIMALNLTMFAPAILNGQNPNLYTVRYFTTQANADAGITPIIPSTNYVATNGQTIWVRVENNSTGCYALTTINIQVETSPNPVINTVNNVNIICVDFMTGTVVSPLTLDSGVANSSSYSFQWYENGALIAGVNNHTYIVDTPDLTGATRDYSVTVTSNSPLGCTATAAPFSVIQSGQAAIVQAVPAGYNVINLSGVQSIIVSVSGYGIYEYSLDIGPRQASNVFENVSLGLHVVTIWDSEGGLNYSCDPLIITDVAIVESEVPAPTGLTTQTLAPGATLANIAVNGTNVQWYASATDKNETALPLPLSTLLVDDTTYYATQTINGIESEAKLPVTVQLILGTTSNDILSIQYAPNPVKNSLTLSSGVVLKSVVIYTILGQKILERSFSDNNVTMDLSTLTSGNYFLKVEGETGQKTLRIVKE